In a single window of the Micromonospora sp. WMMD1155 genome:
- a CDS encoding adenosine deaminase, giving the protein MVATIRYEDIVKAPKALLHDHLDGGLRPATIVDLAAEVGHELPATDPEALGRWFAEAADSGSLERYLETFAHTVAVMQTAPALRRVARECALDLAADGVVYAEVRFAPEQHLEHDLSLDEVVEAVLAGFAEGTAQAVEAGLTIRVGTLLTAMRHAARSQEIAELAVRHRDAGVVGFDIAGAEAGFPPTRHLDAFEYLQRENFHFTIHAGEAFGLPSIWQAIQWCGADRLGHGVRIVDDIAPDGALGRLAAYVRDKRIPLELCPSSNVQTGAVPSIADHPIGLLRDLRFRVTVNTDNRLMSGTSMSREMSLLVDAFGYGWKELQWFTINAMKSAFIPFDERLRIIDEVIKPAYAELLA; this is encoded by the coding sequence ATGGTCGCAACAATCCGGTACGAGGACATCGTCAAAGCTCCGAAGGCACTGCTGCACGACCACCTCGACGGCGGGCTGCGGCCGGCGACAATCGTCGACCTGGCCGCCGAGGTGGGCCACGAGCTGCCCGCCACCGATCCCGAGGCGCTGGGACGCTGGTTCGCGGAGGCGGCCGACTCCGGTTCCCTGGAGCGCTACCTCGAGACGTTCGCGCACACCGTGGCGGTCATGCAGACCGCGCCGGCACTACGGCGGGTCGCCCGCGAGTGCGCGCTGGACCTGGCGGCCGACGGGGTGGTCTACGCCGAGGTGCGCTTCGCCCCGGAGCAGCACCTGGAGCATGACCTCAGCCTGGACGAGGTGGTCGAGGCGGTGCTGGCCGGGTTCGCCGAGGGCACCGCCCAGGCCGTCGAGGCGGGCCTGACCATCCGGGTGGGCACCCTGCTCACGGCGATGCGGCACGCCGCCCGCTCCCAGGAGATCGCCGAGCTGGCCGTGCGGCACCGGGACGCCGGGGTGGTCGGCTTCGACATCGCCGGTGCCGAGGCGGGCTTCCCGCCCACCCGCCACCTGGACGCCTTCGAGTATCTCCAGCGGGAGAACTTCCACTTCACCATCCACGCCGGCGAGGCGTTCGGTCTGCCCTCGATCTGGCAGGCGATCCAGTGGTGCGGAGCGGACCGGCTCGGCCACGGCGTGCGGATCGTCGACGACATCGCCCCCGACGGCGCGCTCGGTCGACTGGCCGCGTACGTCCGGGACAAGCGGATCCCCCTGGAACTGTGCCCCTCGTCGAACGTGCAGACCGGTGCGGTGCCCTCCATCGCGGACCACCCGATCGGCCTGCTGCGGGACCTGCGCTTCCGGGTGACCGTCAACACCGACAACCGGCTGATGAGCGGCACCTCCATGTCGCGGGAGATGTCGCTGCTGGTGGACGCGTTCGGCTACGGCTGGAAGGAGTTGCAGTGGTTCACCATCAACGCGATGAAGAGCGCCTTCATCCCGTTCGACGAGCGGCTGCGGATCATCGATGAGGTGATCAAGCCGGCGTACGCCGAGTTGCTGGCCTGA
- a CDS encoding MarR family transcriptional regulator: MDAPRWLDEREDRAWRGYRRMRRLLDLELARDLTQDSGLSEPDYDVLSDLSESPEGRLRLRDLADRMLWSRSRLSHHLTRMQHRGLVTREECPDDARGSMVVLTPAGREAIEAAAPGHLAAVRRNLIDLLTPAEVEALGALTHRVVDHLGGRTPRPRHEPAT; the protein is encoded by the coding sequence ATGGACGCGCCACGGTGGCTGGACGAGCGGGAGGACCGCGCCTGGCGGGGCTACCGCCGGATGCGTCGCCTGCTCGACCTGGAGTTGGCCCGGGACCTGACACAGGACAGCGGTCTCTCCGAGCCCGACTACGACGTGCTGTCCGACCTCTCCGAGTCACCCGAGGGACGGCTGCGCCTCCGCGACCTGGCCGACCGGATGCTCTGGTCCCGCAGTCGGCTCTCGCACCACCTCACCCGCATGCAGCACCGTGGCCTGGTGACCCGGGAGGAGTGCCCGGACGACGCCCGGGGCTCGATGGTCGTGCTCACCCCGGCCGGCCGGGAGGCCATCGAGGCCGCGGCCCCCGGCCACCTGGCCGCCGTCCGTCGAAACCTCATCGACCTGCTCACCCCGGCCGAGGTCGAAGCCCTCGGGGCACTCACCCACCGGGTCGTCGACCACCTCGGCGGCCGGACGCCCCGCCCCCGGCACGAGCCGGCGACCTGA
- a CDS encoding PPOX class F420-dependent oxidoreductase — protein MSTNSLWRLFGERGRGVLVTVRRDGRPQLSNLDYLAEPGLIRCSTVGDRAKARNLRRDPRASFHVTTADGGAYAVADGTASLTPPAATEDDATVEELVEVYRRIRGEHPDWAEYRAAMVTDGRLVIRLAVERVYGWPG, from the coding sequence ATGTCAACGAATTCTCTCTGGCGGCTCTTCGGCGAACGCGGGCGCGGGGTCCTGGTCACAGTGCGCCGGGACGGCCGACCCCAACTGTCGAACCTCGACTACCTGGCCGAGCCGGGGCTCATTCGATGCTCGACGGTCGGCGACCGGGCCAAGGCCCGCAACCTGCGCCGCGACCCCCGGGCGAGCTTCCACGTGACCACCGCCGATGGTGGCGCGTACGCGGTCGCCGACGGCACCGCCAGCCTCACCCCGCCCGCCGCCACCGAGGACGACGCCACGGTGGAGGAGTTGGTCGAGGTCTACCGGCGCATCCGTGGTGAGCACCCCGACTGGGCGGAGTACCGGGCCGCCATGGTCACCGACGGCCGGTTGGTCATCCGACTCGCCGTCGAACGCGTCTACGGCTGGCCCGGATGA